The following are from one region of the Gossypium hirsutum isolate 1008001.06 chromosome D03, Gossypium_hirsutum_v2.1, whole genome shotgun sequence genome:
- the LOC121215617 gene encoding TMV resistance protein N-like gives MAMSEISRCSYHVFLSFRGEDTRKSFTDHLYTALVHLGIQTFRDDKEIERGNNIKDEIEKAILHHSKISIVVFSKNYAASTWCLNELIMILEHKKSSKHIVLPVFYDVDPSQVKNQTGCYAEAFTQHEQNLESETNMVQRWRNALKEVADIGGMVLQDRCTNIKVLCWGITSTTRLH, from the exons atggCAATGTCAGAAATCTCGCGATGTAGTTATCATGTATTCTTGAGTTTTAGAGGTGAAGATACGCGCAAAAGTTTTACGGATCATCTTTACACAGCTTTGGTGCACTTAGGAATTCAAACATTTAGAGATGATAAGGAAATCGAGAGAGGGAATAACATAAAAGATGAAATTGAAAAAGCAATACTACACCACTCCAAAATTTCTATCGTTGTTTTCTCAAAGAATTATGCTGCATCCACATGGTGTCTTAACGAACTTATAATGATATTGGAGCACAAGAAATCCTCTAAACACATTGTGTTGCCAGTTTTCTATGATGTGGATCCGAGTCAAGTCAAGAACCAGACGGGTTGTTATGCAGAAGCATTTACCCAACACGAACAAAACTTGGAGTCCGAAACCAACATGGTACAAAGATGGAGGAATGCTTTAAAAGAAGTTGCGGATATAGGAGGCATGGTTCTACAAGACAG GTGTACGAATATTAAAGTATTGTGTTGGGGGATAACGTCCACTACACGATTACACTGA